One part of the Bicyclus anynana chromosome 8, ilBicAnyn1.1, whole genome shotgun sequence genome encodes these proteins:
- the LOC112050591 gene encoding mediator of RNA polymerase II transcription subunit 21: protein MADRLTQLQDTINQQAEHFCNSIGILQQFSIPSKFPGFERSGSQTPQQQQNQEDYAMLFATLISRCAKDIDTLIESLPSEESSTELQVQSLRRLEAENKEAAEQLEEVVRQGEILLEKIQGALSDIAQSQLDMQNPALILNKDVKPQL, encoded by the exons ATGGCAGATAGATTAACGCAATTGCAAGATACAATTAATCAG CAAGCTGAACATTTCTGCAACAGCATAGGTATCTTACAACAGTTCTCAATACCAAGCAAGTTTCCCGGGTTCGAGAGGAGTGGGTCACAAACTCCACAACAGCAACAGAATCAGGAGGACTATGCAATGTTATTTGCAACGCTTATCTCCCGCTGCGCTAAAGACATTGACACCCTTATAGAGTCATTGCCCAGTGAGGAGAGTTCTACAGAGCTCCAGGTGCAAAGCTTAAGGCGATTAGAGGCAGAAAATAAAGAAGCAGCAGAACAATTGGAAGAA GTTGTCCGCCAAGGTGAGATACTGCTTGAGAAGATACAAGGCGCCCTAAGTGATATTGCACAGAGTCAGCTTGATATGCAAAATCCagcattaatattaaataaggaTGTGAAACCTCAATTATAG